A stretch of the bacterium genome encodes the following:
- a CDS encoding sugar transferase has translation MIKRAFDLIVSIAACIVTLPLWLFIAVGVKLSSAGPVLFRQQRVGRFGRPFTLYKFRSMRTASVQPGPCISTSNDPRITRFGQYLRASKMDELPQLINVIKGDMSLVGPRPEVPEIVKLYTPEQAKVLSVRPGLVGPAQIIGRSESSMFPKDVKDPVAYYIKHILPDKLVIDLEYSKQARLL, from the coding sequence ATGATCAAACGAGCGTTCGACCTCATCGTATCCATCGCTGCCTGCATTGTGACGCTGCCGCTCTGGTTGTTCATCGCTGTGGGGGTTAAGCTCAGCTCAGCCGGCCCGGTTCTGTTCAGGCAGCAACGGGTCGGCCGATTCGGCAGACCATTCACCCTGTACAAATTCCGCAGCATGCGCACGGCCTCCGTTCAACCGGGGCCGTGCATCAGCACCAGCAACGACCCGAGAATCACGCGGTTCGGCCAGTACCTGCGCGCCAGTAAAATGGATGAATTGCCGCAGCTGATCAACGTGATCAAGGGGGACATGAGCCTGGTGGGGCCCCGTCCAGAGGTGCCCGAGATCGTCAAACTGTACACGCCGGAGCAGGCCAAGGTGTTAAGCGTGCGGCCCGGTTTGGTGGGCCCTGCGCAGATCATCGGCCGCAGTGAATCCAGCATGTTTCCCAAAGACGTCAAAGATCCGGTTGCCTATTACATCAAGCATATCCTGCCGGACAAGCTGGTGATCGATCTGGAATATTCCAAACAGGCTCGGCTGTTGA
- a CDS encoding DegT/DnrJ/EryC1/StrS aminotransferase family protein gives MPSAKPILPQVPTQTYIPYHVPSIGEEEIAEVVDTLKSGWLTTGPKTARFEKEMAAFVGAPCTVAVNSCTAGLHLALAAVDLRPGDEVLTSPYTFAATAEVIIACGGRPVFIDVEPNGFNMDPAEIERHMTPRSRVIIPVHFAGEPCRMDEIKELAQRRSLRIIEDAAHALGASYRGHKVGTLSETTVFSFYATKNLTTGEGGMVCTLDAELAAKIKRLSLHGLSRNAWNRYARGGHWYYEIMEAGFKYNFTDLQASLGLHQLIKFPAMQQRRRRLAALYRSLLEEVDELQMPPDPADVEHAWHLFVIRLRPGRLKINRDQFIEALHDHGIGTSVHFIPLHLHPYYRDVYGFHRGDFPHAEAAYDGAISLPLYPQLEEEKVEKIARVVKKLIQQNVKSVHSFIKEEL, from the coding sequence ATGCCATCGGCCAAACCCATACTGCCGCAGGTCCCGACGCAGACCTACATCCCTTATCATGTGCCTTCCATCGGCGAGGAAGAGATCGCCGAGGTCGTGGACACCCTTAAATCGGGTTGGTTGACCACAGGTCCTAAAACCGCCCGGTTTGAAAAAGAGATGGCCGCCTTTGTGGGCGCCCCGTGCACGGTGGCGGTAAACTCGTGCACTGCGGGATTGCACCTCGCCCTGGCGGCCGTAGACCTTCGCCCCGGCGACGAGGTTCTCACCAGCCCCTATACCTTTGCAGCCACGGCAGAGGTGATCATCGCCTGCGGCGGACGTCCGGTTTTTATCGACGTCGAACCGAATGGCTTTAATATGGATCCAGCCGAAATCGAGCGGCATATGACTCCGCGCAGCAGAGTGATCATCCCGGTGCATTTCGCCGGTGAGCCCTGCCGCATGGACGAGATCAAGGAACTGGCGCAGCGCCGCTCTCTCAGGATCATCGAGGATGCCGCCCATGCGCTCGGCGCCTCGTATCGCGGACACAAGGTCGGCACACTGTCGGAGACAACGGTTTTTAGTTTTTACGCCACTAAAAACCTGACCACCGGCGAAGGGGGAATGGTCTGCACGTTGGATGCAGAGTTGGCGGCAAAGATAAAAAGATTAAGCCTGCATGGTTTATCGCGCAACGCCTGGAATCGATACGCCAGGGGCGGCCACTGGTATTACGAGATCATGGAAGCCGGTTTCAAGTACAATTTCACCGATCTGCAGGCCAGTCTGGGCCTGCATCAGCTGATTAAATTTCCCGCCATGCAACAACGCCGTCGCCGGCTGGCCGCCCTCTACCGCTCCCTGCTGGAAGAGGTCGACGAGCTGCAGATGCCCCCGGATCCAGCAGACGTGGAGCACGCCTGGCATCTTTTCGTCATCCGTCTGCGCCCGGGTCGGCTGAAAATAAACCGGGATCAATTCATCGAAGCGCTGCATGATCACGGCATCGGCACCAGCGTCCATTTCATCCCCCTGCATCTGCATCCGTATTACCGGGATGTTTATGGATTTCACCGCGGTGATTTTCCCCACGCCGAAGCGGCCTATGACGGGGCGATCTCCCTGCCGCTCTATCCTCAATTGGAGGAGGAGAAAGTGGAAAAAATCGCCAGGGTGGTTAAAAAATTGATTCAGCAGAATGTCAAGTCCGTTCACTCTTTTATCAAAGAAGAGCTATGA